One Tenrec ecaudatus isolate mTenEca1 chromosome 12, mTenEca1.hap1, whole genome shotgun sequence DNA segment encodes these proteins:
- the MTG2 gene encoding mitochondrial ribosome-associated GTPase 2, producing MIPARLFSARWLTAWEGVGCWSQPPWAFLQASRCLPPQPAPKLLSASCANCAKRQEAPQKKLLSEKKLKRYFVDHRRVLVCGGDGGSGMSCFHSEPRKEFGGPSGGDGGNGGHVILRVDSQVTSLATVLSRYQGAHGEDGGRKNCFGRNGGSIYIRVPLGTLVKEGRETVADLSHLGDEYIAALGGAGGKGNRFFLANDNRAPMTCTPGQPGQQRVLFLELKTVAHAGMVGFPNAGKSSLLRAISNARPAVSAYPFTTLKPHVGVVHYEGHQQVTVADIPGIAQGAHQNRGLGLAFLRHIQRCGFLLFVLDLSLPEPWAQLGHLKEELEQYQRGLSERPHAIIGNKIDLPEARTRLPQLQARLGPRTTVIPLSATTGENLEALLLRLKELRDDCEGPGMQVADGPVSCSALTGQVHR from the exons ATGATACCTGCCAGACTTTTCTCAGCAAGATGGCTGACTGCGTGGGAGGGTGTGGGGTGCTGGTCCCAGCCCCCCTGGGCTTTCCTCCAGGCAAGCCGCTGCCTCCCTCCACAGCCTGCCCCCAAGCTCCTCTCAGCCAGCTGCGCCAACTGTGCCAAGCGCCAGGAGGCCCCCCAGAAGAAACTGCTTTCCGAAAAAAAACTG AAGAGGTACTTTGTGGATCACCGGCGAGTGCTCGTGTGCGGCGGCGACGGAGGCAGTGGGATGAGCTGCTTCCACAGCGAGCCCCGGAAGGAGTTCGGAGGCCCCAGCGGTGGGGATGGAGGCAACGGTGGCCATGTCATCCTGAGAG TTGACAGCCAGGTCACGTCGCTGGCCACTGTGCTGTCCCGCTACCAGGGTGCCCACGGCGAGGACGGCGGCAGGAAGAACTGCTTCGGGCGGAACGGAGGGTCCATCTACATCCGG GTCCCGCTGGGCACGCTGGTCAAGGAAGGACGAGAGACGGTGGCCGACCTCTCTCACCTGGGCGACGAGTACATCGCCGCCCTCGGGGGCGCAGGAGGGAAGGGCAACCGCTTCTTCTTGGCCAATGACAACCGCGCCCCCATGACCTGCACCCCAGGGCAGCCCGGGCAGCAGCGCGTCCTCTTCCTGGAGCTCAAGACGGTGGCCCACGCGGGCATG GTTGGCTTCCCCAATGCCGGGAAGTCCTCGCTGCTGCGAGCCATCTCCAACGCCAGGCCAGCCGTGTCCGCCTACCCGTTCACCACCCTGAAGCCCCACGTCGGCGTCGTGCACTACGAAGGCCACCAGCAGGTGACAG TGGCCGACATCCCCGGCATCGCCCAGGGCGCGCACCAGAACCGTGGCCTGGGGCTGGCCTTCCTGCGCCACATCCAGCGCTGCGGCTTCCTGCTCTTTGTACTGGACCTCTCGCTTCCCGAGCCCTGGGCACAGCTCGGCCACTTGAAGGAGGAGCTGGAGCAGTACCAGCGGGGCCTGTCTGAGAGGCCGCACGCCATCATCGGGAACAAGATCGACCTCCCTGAGGCCAGAACCCGCCTGCCTCAGCTTCAGGCCCGCCTGGGGCCCAGGACAACCGTCATCCCCCTCTCGGCCACCACCGGCGAGAATCTGGAGGCGCTGCTGCTGCGCCTGAAGGAGCTGCGGGACGACTGTGAGGGGCCCGGCATGCAGGTGGCCGACGGCCCAGTGAGCTGCAGTGCCCTCACAGGTCAGGTCCACCGCTGA